The Allochromatium tepidum genome has a window encoding:
- a CDS encoding DUF4160 domain-containing protein has product MYFDDHPPPHVHVNLRGGRDCIVDLNSLEIRGRVAEREIREVLAWIRARQSVLLEQWHRNHA; this is encoded by the coding sequence ATGTATTTCGATGACCACCCACCGCCCCATGTTCACGTCAATTTGCGCGGTGGTCGAGACTGCATCGTCGATCTGAATAGCCTTGAGATTCGGGGCCGAGTCGCCGAGCGCGAGATCCGCGAGGTGTTGGCTTGGATCCGGGCACGGCAATCCGTTCTTCTGGAGCAATGGCATAGGAACCACGCATGA